The following are from one region of the Cyanobium gracile PCC 6307 genome:
- a CDS encoding COP23 domain-containing protein, translating to MPASSSRLALMLSALVAGAASVVVPHPAEARARSFLCSTIGGVPTTVAATADGRSVPVIRWTSRAFDNAGWTAARRCQDVSTRFDIYNREGRLKYLTTGRINDMPVICTTTSMGGGCDRLLYTLKPGQSASATLQNLLDVRVKARAPLVESNGRTYLSINELLDPSPVTTPAVPAVEPTGADANRLF from the coding sequence ATGCCTGCGAGTTCCAGCCGGCTTGCGCTCATGCTCTCGGCCCTGGTGGCCGGGGCAGCCTCTGTTGTCGTCCCCCATCCAGCGGAAGCCCGCGCCAGAAGCTTCCTCTGCTCCACCATCGGGGGAGTGCCCACAACCGTCGCTGCCACGGCGGATGGTCGTTCGGTTCCCGTGATTCGCTGGACGAGCCGCGCATTTGATAACGCTGGATGGACGGCAGCGCGTCGCTGCCAGGATGTATCCACTCGCTTTGACATCTATAATCGTGAAGGCAGGCTTAAGTACCTAACAACTGGCAGAATTAATGATATGCCTGTGATCTGCACGACTACAAGCATGGGCGGAGGTTGCGATCGCCTACTTTACACTTTAAAGCCTGGGCAAAGCGCTTCGGCCACCCTGCAGAATCTATTGGATGTGCGTGTAAAGGCCAGGGCTCCTTTGGTTGAATCGAATGGGCGCACTTACCTTAGTATCAATGAGCTTCTTGATCCATCGCCTGTCACCACTCCTGCTGTCCCGGCTGTTGAGCCAACGGGAGCGGATGCGAATCGTCTCTTCTAA
- a CDS encoding S1 family peptidase translates to MTLSTRRIFTLLSTLNLAVMVFAVPDSDAKATPKQQLDQRILKINTAGDHGSGFVIGPDSNGRCVIVTAFHVIKGNTASEPLFVHTPLGQKFSLSRSAFTVDEALDLAFTPAATCTNSLSIPFARASAITVSTRVHIKGYPLDQEHGVGQRVAPATATGRISQYNDNHGYDLSYDAPTRPGYSGGPVIGESSGELIAVHGMSDTVGDSQDVDSRERLRVGGRGVSAPLLHRFLRRHGFTMPRSDRAVCLVGVC, encoded by the coding sequence ATGACATTGTCCACTCGGAGAATCTTCACGCTTCTGTCAACACTAAACCTGGCGGTGATGGTCTTCGCCGTGCCCGATTCCGATGCAAAGGCCACTCCAAAGCAGCAACTGGATCAACGGATCCTAAAAATCAACACCGCAGGCGATCATGGCAGTGGCTTCGTGATCGGTCCAGACAGCAACGGGCGCTGTGTCATCGTCACGGCCTTTCATGTGATCAAAGGCAATACAGCTAGCGAACCACTATTCGTCCATACGCCGCTCGGCCAGAAGTTCAGCCTGTCAAGGTCGGCCTTCACCGTCGATGAAGCACTGGACCTTGCCTTCACCCCTGCTGCCACCTGCACCAACAGCCTATCGATTCCGTTCGCCAGAGCCAGCGCGATCACTGTTTCAACCAGAGTTCATATCAAAGGATATCCCCTTGATCAGGAACACGGTGTTGGACAGAGGGTAGCTCCGGCTACAGCCACGGGCAGGATTAGCCAGTACAATGACAATCATGGGTATGATCTTAGCTATGATGCCCCAACACGTCCTGGTTACAGTGGGGGCCCTGTGATCGGTGAAAGCAGTGGAGAACTGATCGCTGTCCACGGAATGTCTGACACCGTCGGAGACAGCCAGGATGTGGATTCTCGAGAGCGCTTGAGAGTTGGCGGAAGAGGTGTTTCGGCACCATTGCTGCACCGCTTCCTTCGGCGTCATGGATTTACGATGCCCAGGTCAGATCGTGCCGTCTGCCTGGTCGGTGTCTGCTGA
- a CDS encoding PAS domain S-box protein, whose amino-acid sequence MLAGNGHGVSDGRIQTEQITVSRRRTATQGNAEHLVGTDLESWARRVHADGVGWSPQGQPLLVIGMHTDIDERARAEATLQAERLRLQLALEASQMGTWAQDLTTGRLEWSERAGSILGLPAEGLPGDQDTLLTLIHSDDRDRFHQAVTRTQEGGEALAIECRLCRPGVDMRWVAMWGKLSQDSVLSERQLIGVITDISDRKKVEAELREREGWARSAMQVGRLGAWRIQIDTNHVEMDKRMREICGEPQDARPLPMGKVLERVHPEDRDRVATAVEEAMKPDSDGIYEIDYRLRWNDGSERWVLANGRAEFEGQGIARRPVSFVGTLLDITDRKQLETRLREKLRQLEQLNDNVPAIVYRYVREPDGREYFSHLSENAKDIFGMPLQTCLEDVAAVWGRVHPDDVSAMQNSIADSARTLRPWKQQLRLATPEGTYKWLEAKSTPQRQPNGDVFWDGVVVDITDRKDSELALQESVHRQEQILDSVQDMVFCKDSHSRVMYANQATCHYFGMASENLKGLKDVSLNPENTNQYRRDDLEVFQTGQTIERLEEPHQRADGTIRYFHTIKTPVFDREGKAVELVGVSRDITERKFFQESLLIHARQQDAVAQLGQLAVAETNLAVVMDRAVSLVAESLDLDYGMILEQLPNGTDLRLKAGFGWRPDLVGQVMMSLDPCTQSGYSLLKNQTVIVEDLEADLRFNASSLQREHLVQSGLSVVIHGKSQPFGILAAHSRKRRIFSKDDVNFLQAVANILATAIQRKDTEQSLQNSEAEFRALFAAMTDGVAVRDREGRCLKVAPTNAVLYRPAEELLGKTLHESIPKAQADRVLEGIQAALAAQRTIHIDYSLEIEGQEVWHTASVSPMTEDSVIIVARDISDRRRIEEELSISMKALDNHFDTSLLGIIEWDRNGRVRRWSKQAELIFGWSEAEVQSMDIPRWQFVHEEDAAWVAEEMTALRKGLTKSCRFENRNYRKDGIIISCEWHSSALFDSSGNLQSVLSFAQDITDRRHQQEQLQRQKELLQTIIDHLPAMVMLYSSNDEVLMVNRGMETLTGWSMEEYKTIDGLRACYPNPEDYRQVAEHMMVADSSWRDFKTLVRNGRVVDTTWAHIRLSDGRRLGLGQDITERKAAEQQLQSLVEATAAVTGQDFFPTLVSHIAKALNVSYALVTELVNSELHSLAFWANGSLQPAVRYHPAKTPCIYTLREKTFHVSSAVQQHFPEDTDLTEMQAESYLGIALLGSSGQVIGSLCILDKGPLQDPTHAEMLLHVFACRAAAELERAQATCKLEQLNRNLETLVEQRTAELRQRTLELEASNRELESFSYSVSHDLRAPLRHINGFVNALKQRLEGSRALDDLKVAHYLQVVEASSQKMGQLIDGLLSLSRMGRKPMEYQPVDLRVLVDQAIALTQEHSQRAHNVAFAIGPLPIVQGDAILLQQVFSNLISNSVKFSTHLVSPEVQIGTLPDHTIFIRDNGVGFQMQYADKLFGAFQRLHSQSEFEGTGIGLTIVQRIIHRHGGTIWAEGQPDHGACFYFTLKNPSEEITRSSEDPYPTGGWP is encoded by the coding sequence ATGCTCGCTGGCAACGGCCATGGTGTGTCGGACGGCAGGATTCAGACCGAGCAGATCACCGTTTCCCGACGGAGAACGGCCACGCAGGGAAACGCGGAACACCTGGTCGGCACCGATCTGGAGTCATGGGCTCGGCGGGTTCACGCCGATGGCGTGGGTTGGAGCCCCCAAGGGCAGCCGCTTCTGGTAATCGGCATGCACACCGACATCGACGAGCGGGCACGGGCTGAGGCGACCCTCCAGGCCGAGAGATTGCGCCTGCAACTGGCCTTGGAGGCCTCACAGATGGGCACCTGGGCTCAAGACCTGACCACGGGCAGACTGGAGTGGTCGGAGCGGGCTGGATCGATTCTGGGGCTGCCGGCGGAAGGGCTGCCGGGCGATCAAGACACGCTGCTGACGCTGATCCATTCCGACGACCGCGATCGGTTCCATCAAGCCGTGACCAGAACCCAGGAAGGCGGCGAAGCCTTGGCCATCGAATGTCGCCTCTGCCGGCCCGGGGTGGACATGCGCTGGGTGGCCATGTGGGGAAAACTGTCACAGGACAGTGTCCTCTCAGAGCGGCAGCTCATTGGCGTGATCACCGATATCAGCGATCGAAAAAAAGTCGAAGCGGAGCTGCGGGAAAGGGAAGGATGGGCACGCTCGGCCATGCAGGTCGGGCGGCTGGGAGCCTGGCGGATCCAGATCGACACCAATCATGTCGAGATGGACAAGCGGATGCGAGAGATCTGTGGGGAACCGCAGGACGCTCGTCCTCTTCCGATGGGCAAAGTGCTAGAGCGGGTGCATCCGGAGGATCGGGACCGGGTCGCAACGGCTGTGGAGGAGGCCATGAAGCCTGACTCCGACGGAATCTACGAAATTGACTATCGGCTCCGTTGGAATGACGGCTCGGAACGCTGGGTGTTGGCCAATGGCAGGGCCGAATTCGAGGGACAGGGGATAGCTCGCCGGCCAGTCAGTTTTGTTGGAACGCTGCTGGACATCACCGACCGCAAACAGCTGGAGACACGATTACGGGAGAAGTTGCGTCAACTGGAGCAACTGAACGACAACGTGCCGGCCATTGTCTACAGGTATGTTCGTGAGCCAGACGGTCGAGAGTATTTTTCCCACCTCAGCGAGAATGCCAAGGATATTTTCGGCATGCCTCTGCAGACATGTCTCGAAGACGTTGCTGCGGTCTGGGGGCGAGTCCATCCCGACGATGTGTCCGCCATGCAGAACTCAATCGCGGATTCCGCCCGGACATTGCGACCCTGGAAACAACAGCTGCGATTGGCGACCCCGGAAGGTACCTATAAATGGCTGGAGGCAAAGTCGACCCCGCAGCGCCAACCAAATGGCGACGTATTCTGGGACGGTGTGGTGGTTGACATCACCGACCGGAAGGACTCCGAACTGGCACTCCAGGAGAGCGTGCATCGCCAGGAGCAGATTCTCGATTCAGTCCAGGACATGGTGTTCTGTAAAGACAGTCATTCAAGAGTGATGTATGCCAATCAGGCAACCTGCCATTATTTCGGCATGGCCTCGGAGAATCTGAAGGGACTGAAGGACGTTTCATTAAATCCAGAGAATACAAACCAGTATCGACGGGACGACCTGGAAGTGTTCCAGACTGGACAAACGATCGAACGACTTGAGGAGCCCCACCAACGGGCCGATGGAACCATTCGCTACTTTCATACGATCAAAACCCCCGTCTTCGATCGTGAAGGCAAGGCGGTTGAGCTGGTAGGAGTCTCCCGGGACATCACCGAAAGGAAGTTCTTTCAAGAATCACTTCTGATCCACGCACGACAGCAGGATGCTGTGGCTCAGCTTGGACAACTGGCGGTCGCAGAAACGAATCTGGCCGTGGTCATGGACAGAGCCGTGTCATTGGTGGCTGAAAGCCTTGACCTCGACTACGGCATGATTCTCGAACAACTGCCAAACGGGACAGATCTCAGGCTCAAGGCGGGTTTTGGGTGGCGGCCGGATCTGGTGGGTCAGGTGATGATGAGCCTTGATCCCTGCACCCAGAGTGGGTACTCCCTGCTGAAGAATCAAACGGTGATCGTGGAGGATCTGGAAGCAGATCTTCGCTTCAACGCATCGAGCCTGCAGCGGGAGCATCTGGTGCAGAGCGGCCTGAGCGTGGTCATCCATGGCAAGAGTCAACCCTTCGGCATCCTTGCTGCTCACTCCCGAAAGCGGCGAATATTCTCCAAGGATGATGTCAACTTCCTGCAGGCAGTCGCCAACATTCTGGCAACAGCCATCCAAAGGAAGGATACGGAACAGTCGCTTCAGAACTCGGAAGCTGAATTCCGAGCACTCTTTGCGGCCATGACCGATGGAGTGGCGGTCAGAGACCGAGAAGGACGCTGCTTGAAAGTCGCCCCGACCAATGCAGTTCTCTACAGACCCGCAGAAGAGTTACTGGGTAAGACGCTCCATGAAAGCATTCCAAAGGCACAGGCAGACAGGGTCCTTGAAGGGATTCAGGCGGCCTTGGCCGCCCAAAGGACCATCCATATTGACTACTCGCTAGAGATTGAAGGACAAGAAGTCTGGCACACGGCAAGTGTTTCGCCGATGACCGAAGACAGCGTCATCATTGTGGCAAGGGATATTTCCGATCGCAGACGAATCGAAGAGGAACTCAGCATATCCATGAAAGCCCTGGACAACCACTTTGATACATCACTCTTAGGCATCATTGAGTGGGATCGAAATGGCAGAGTCAGGCGATGGTCTAAGCAGGCGGAGCTCATCTTTGGCTGGAGTGAGGCCGAAGTTCAAAGTATGGACATTCCTCGCTGGCAATTTGTCCATGAAGAAGATGCCGCCTGGGTCGCGGAAGAAATGACGGCTCTGAGAAAAGGACTCACCAAGAGCTGCCGTTTCGAGAATCGCAACTACAGGAAAGACGGGATCATCATCAGCTGTGAGTGGCACTCATCAGCGCTATTTGATAGCTCGGGCAACCTTCAATCAGTGCTCTCCTTTGCACAGGATATTACTGATCGACGACACCAGCAGGAGCAGCTGCAGCGGCAGAAAGAACTGTTGCAGACCATCATTGATCACCTCCCGGCGATGGTGATGCTCTACTCAAGCAATGATGAAGTCCTGATGGTGAATCGTGGAATGGAGACCTTGACGGGATGGAGCATGGAAGAATACAAAACCATCGATGGGCTGCGTGCGTGCTATCCAAATCCGGAAGACTATCGTCAGGTTGCTGAACATATGATGGTCGCTGATTCAAGCTGGAGAGATTTCAAGACTTTAGTCCGCAATGGTCGAGTGGTGGATACAACATGGGCCCACATACGCCTTTCTGATGGACGCCGGCTTGGGCTCGGTCAGGACATCACTGAACGCAAGGCCGCAGAGCAGCAACTCCAGAGTCTGGTGGAAGCCACCGCTGCCGTGACGGGGCAGGATTTTTTTCCAACACTCGTGAGTCATATCGCGAAGGCACTGAATGTCTCCTATGCGCTTGTCACTGAACTTGTGAACAGTGAATTACATAGTCTGGCGTTCTGGGCGAACGGGTCGCTGCAGCCTGCCGTTCGTTACCACCCCGCGAAGACTCCCTGCATCTACACATTGAGAGAGAAGACATTTCATGTGTCCAGTGCTGTGCAACAACACTTCCCGGAGGACACTGACCTCACTGAGATGCAGGCGGAGAGCTACCTGGGGATTGCGCTGCTTGGTTCCAGCGGTCAGGTGATCGGAAGTCTTTGCATCCTCGACAAGGGTCCGCTTCAGGATCCGACGCATGCAGAGATGCTGCTTCATGTGTTTGCCTGTCGCGCGGCCGCCGAATTGGAACGGGCTCAGGCAACATGCAAATTAGAGCAACTCAACCGAAATCTCGAAACACTTGTAGAGCAGCGTACAGCCGAGTTAAGACAGCGTACACTTGAGTTGGAAGCGAGTAACCGGGAGCTCGAGTCTTTTTCCTATTCTGTATCTCATGACCTGAGGGCGCCCCTTCGGCATATCAATGGATTCGTCAATGCCCTGAAGCAGAGGCTGGAGGGATCACGGGCTCTCGACGACCTCAAAGTCGCGCACTATCTGCAGGTTGTTGAGGCCAGTAGTCAGAAGATGGGCCAGTTGATTGACGGTTTGCTGTCCCTCTCTCGCATGGGTCGCAAACCGATGGAGTACCAACCCGTGGACCTGCGAGTCTTGGTGGACCAGGCCATCGCGCTGACCCAGGAGCATTCACAGCGTGCCCACAACGTGGCCTTTGCGATCGGTCCATTGCCAATCGTGCAAGGGGATGCCATCCTTTTGCAACAGGTATTCAGCAACCTGATCAGCAATTCAGTCAAATTCAGCACCCACCTGGTGAGTCCGGAAGTTCAGATTGGTACCCTGCCGGATCACACGATATTTATACGGGATAACGGGGTCGGGTTTCAGATGCAATATGCAGACAAATTATTTGGAGCCTTCCAACGGCTGCACTCTCAGTCTGAGTTTGAGGGAACTGGGATTGGGCTGACCATCGTCCAACGGATCATCCATCGCCATGGCGGAACCATCTGGGCCGAGGGCCAGCCCGACCATGGTGCCTGCTTCTACTTCACACTGAAGAACCCTTCAGAAGAGATCACCCGATCGTCAGAGGATCCCTATCCGACTGGTGGATGGCCATGA
- a CDS encoding S1 family peptidase — MSFLIHRLSPLLLSRLLSQRERMRIVSSKCHFARCGFALLSCFVLPPSWADESVVNEIHRRHVTALLTTVDGDPLGSGVVVGYRNGGYLVATSQHVVEGLQRVCVSRFDARATAAHVLRPTGKNQQTKSVDLALVWQPDSLNSAEKRKTPVVANIDGPPPSLAEFPLVTASGFPTPSQASLTAPQYTEASGLLLPLLAKPLQGGFDLTSTAAVRKGMSGGGVFLDDRLIGINGTHADPLWPGALLDETGQPVGVLLNRKLELVSLGLSVSNVRKALKVAAIPTPNEQKGLASLPCGSRSPAQQPAR; from the coding sequence ATGAGCTTCTTGATCCATCGCCTGTCACCACTCCTGCTGTCCCGGCTGTTGAGCCAACGGGAGCGGATGCGAATCGTCTCTTCTAAGTGTCACTTTGCTCGTTGTGGATTCGCCCTGTTGTCATGCTTTGTGCTTCCACCCAGTTGGGCCGATGAATCCGTCGTCAATGAAATCCATCGGCGCCACGTTACGGCCCTTCTGACAACTGTTGATGGCGATCCACTCGGCTCTGGGGTGGTGGTTGGTTACAGGAATGGAGGCTATCTTGTTGCCACGAGCCAGCACGTGGTGGAGGGCCTCCAGCGTGTGTGTGTCAGCAGATTCGACGCCAGAGCAACGGCTGCGCACGTCCTGCGCCCCACGGGCAAAAATCAACAGACCAAGTCAGTGGATCTGGCCTTGGTGTGGCAGCCTGATTCTCTCAACTCCGCTGAGAAACGGAAGACACCCGTCGTCGCTAACATTGACGGTCCACCGCCTTCGCTTGCGGAGTTTCCACTGGTCACAGCCAGCGGCTTTCCCACTCCCAGCCAAGCCAGTCTGACGGCACCGCAGTACACCGAAGCCAGCGGTCTGCTGTTGCCCCTGCTCGCCAAACCACTGCAGGGAGGCTTTGATCTCACCTCAACGGCCGCCGTGCGGAAAGGGATGAGCGGCGGAGGGGTATTTCTCGACGATCGCCTGATCGGCATCAATGGAACCCACGCCGACCCCCTATGGCCGGGGGCGCTTCTTGATGAAACAGGTCAGCCGGTTGGCGTCCTGTTGAACCGGAAACTGGAGTTGGTGTCGTTGGGCCTCTCGGTGTCCAACGTTCGCAAGGCCCTGAAGGTGGCGGCGATTCCCACGCCGAACGAACAGAAGGGGTTGGCGAGCCTCCCCTGCGGATCCAGGAGCCCCGCCCAGCAGCCAGCGCGTTGA
- the pepN gene encoding aminopeptidase N, whose amino-acid sequence MAVVHLADYRPAPYLLERTDLTVRLFADHALVEARLTFHPRPGAPEGADAALEPLELRGVDLELRALGIDGVPLDAGAFLIEADRLLVLQPPRRPFMLTSTVWLDPRANTSLEGLYVSGGMVTTQCEAEGFRRITYHPDRPDLLSRFRVRIEADSDSCPVLLSNGNGVEAGDLPSGPDGAPRHYAVWDDPFPKPSYLFALVAGRLEEVRGTFMTAEGRTVQLRLHVEPGDAPFTAHAMASLKRAMEWDERVYGLAYDLDEYNIVAVRHFNMGAMENKSLNIFNSKLVLADAATATDGELERIESVIAHEYFHNWTGNRITCRDWFQLSLKEGLTVFRDQSFSADLHGHALNRIENVAMLRNTQFREDAGPTAHPVQPDQYQAIDNFYTTTIYEKGSEVIRVLHTLLGEETFQRGMALYVERHDGTAATCEDFVQAMQDAAGEVDDNCRLPPFDFVQFRRWYHQAGTPMLRIRRRWNKAAGTLELFVRQATPPTPGQPQKQPLVIPLAVGLVGQAGQPLPMRLVAEDPDHGAAPLLGRRWGAGTRLLLIDKEEQVFRFEGLPAQAPPPALSLLRQFSAPVKVELGRPSSELVHLLAADSDPFARWDAGQVLLRRALLRRAAGRVDLVLEDALIAAFERILADPSLSEASRSVLLALPGLAELEDAAPEPDPPALFAALQALRRRFGEALAEPLERALERVSAQWSLAWPEGVGDRMLTGSIWSWRVAAGDAAAIAAARAAVDGPSMTLARAGLRALQDHPIPARQEAVDAFYARWEEKPVILDSWFALEASAPFADGLERVQRLLDHPRFDPAAPNAVRAVLGGLAGNPPVFHGADGSGYRFMADQIVALDQRNPITASRMAKVFTRWQSYGPGRRERMREALEGLAAAGLSTNTREVVEQCLKGADVSST is encoded by the coding sequence ATGGCCGTCGTCCACCTCGCCGACTACCGTCCAGCGCCCTACCTGCTGGAGCGCACCGACCTGACGGTGCGCCTGTTCGCCGACCATGCGCTGGTGGAGGCGCGGCTGACGTTCCACCCCAGGCCCGGCGCGCCGGAGGGGGCCGACGCGGCGCTGGAGCCGCTGGAGCTGCGGGGGGTGGACCTGGAGCTGCGGGCCCTGGGGATCGATGGCGTGCCCCTGGACGCCGGGGCCTTCCTGATCGAGGCCGACCGGCTGCTGGTGCTGCAGCCGCCCCGGCGGCCGTTCATGCTCACCAGCACGGTGTGGCTCGACCCACGGGCCAACACCAGCCTCGAGGGGCTTTACGTCAGCGGTGGGATGGTCACCACCCAGTGCGAGGCGGAGGGCTTCCGGCGCATCACCTATCACCCGGATCGTCCCGACCTGCTCAGCCGCTTCCGGGTGCGGATCGAGGCCGACAGCGACAGCTGCCCGGTGCTGCTCTCCAACGGCAACGGCGTCGAGGCCGGCGACCTGCCGAGCGGGCCCGACGGGGCCCCGCGCCACTACGCGGTCTGGGACGACCCGTTCCCCAAGCCCTCCTATCTGTTCGCCCTGGTGGCGGGCCGGCTGGAGGAGGTGCGCGGCACGTTCATGACCGCCGAGGGCCGCACCGTGCAGCTGCGCCTGCACGTGGAGCCGGGCGATGCCCCCTTCACCGCCCACGCCATGGCCTCCCTGAAGCGGGCGATGGAGTGGGACGAGCGCGTCTATGGCCTGGCCTACGACCTCGACGAGTACAACATCGTTGCGGTGCGCCACTTCAACATGGGCGCGATGGAGAACAAGAGCCTCAACATCTTCAACTCCAAGCTGGTGCTCGCCGACGCCGCCACCGCCACCGATGGCGAGCTGGAGCGGATCGAAAGCGTGATCGCCCACGAGTACTTCCATAACTGGACGGGCAACCGCATCACCTGCCGCGACTGGTTCCAGCTGTCGCTGAAGGAGGGGCTCACCGTCTTCCGGGACCAGAGCTTCTCGGCCGATCTGCATGGCCATGCGCTCAACCGGATCGAGAACGTGGCGATGCTGCGCAACACCCAGTTCCGGGAGGATGCGGGGCCGACGGCCCATCCGGTGCAGCCGGATCAGTACCAGGCGATCGATAATTTCTATACCACCACGATCTACGAGAAGGGATCGGAGGTGATCCGGGTGCTGCACACCCTGCTGGGGGAGGAGACCTTCCAGCGGGGCATGGCGCTGTACGTGGAGCGCCACGACGGCACGGCCGCCACCTGCGAGGATTTCGTCCAGGCGATGCAGGACGCCGCCGGCGAGGTGGACGACAACTGCCGCCTGCCGCCCTTCGATTTCGTGCAGTTCCGCCGCTGGTACCACCAGGCGGGCACGCCGATGCTGCGGATCCGGCGTCGCTGGAACAAGGCGGCGGGGACCCTGGAGCTGTTCGTGCGCCAGGCCACCCCGCCCACCCCCGGCCAGCCCCAAAAGCAGCCCCTGGTGATCCCCCTGGCCGTCGGGCTGGTGGGCCAGGCGGGCCAGCCCTTGCCGATGCGGCTGGTGGCTGAGGACCCCGACCACGGCGCCGCCCCCCTGCTGGGTCGCCGCTGGGGGGCGGGCACGCGGCTGCTGCTGATCGACAAGGAGGAACAGGTCTTCCGCTTCGAGGGGCTGCCGGCCCAGGCGCCGCCCCCGGCCCTCTCCCTGCTGCGCCAGTTCTCGGCGCCGGTGAAGGTGGAACTGGGGCGGCCCTCCAGCGAGCTGGTGCATCTGCTGGCCGCCGACAGCGACCCCTTCGCCCGCTGGGACGCGGGCCAGGTGCTGCTGCGCCGCGCCCTGCTGCGGCGGGCCGCCGGCCGGGTGGACCTGGTGCTGGAGGACGCCCTGATCGCCGCCTTCGAGCGGATCCTGGCCGATCCCTCCCTCTCGGAGGCCAGCCGCAGCGTCTTGCTGGCCCTGCCGGGCCTGGCCGAACTGGAGGACGCCGCGCCGGAGCCCGATCCGCCGGCCCTGTTCGCCGCCCTGCAGGCCCTGCGCCGCCGCTTCGGGGAGGCCCTGGCCGAGCCCCTGGAGCGGGCCCTGGAGCGGGTCAGCGCCCAGTGGTCGTTGGCGTGGCCCGAGGGGGTGGGCGACCGGATGCTGACCGGCTCGATCTGGAGCTGGCGGGTGGCCGCGGGTGATGCGGCGGCGATCGCGGCGGCCCGCGCGGCGGTGGATGGCCCCTCGATGACCCTGGCCCGGGCGGGCCTGCGGGCGCTTCAGGACCATCCGATCCCTGCCCGCCAGGAGGCGGTGGACGCCTTCTACGCCCGCTGGGAGGAGAAGCCGGTGATCCTCGATTCCTGGTTTGCCCTGGAGGCGTCCGCCCCCTTCGCCGATGGGCTGGAGCGGGTGCAGCGGCTGCTCGACCATCCCCGCTTCGATCCGGCGGCGCCCAACGCGGTGCGGGCGGTGCTGGGGGGGCTGGCGGGCAATCCGCCGGTGTTCCATGGCGCCGATGGCAGCGGCTACCGCTTCATGGCCGATCAGATCGTCGCCCTGGACCAGCGCAACCCGATCACGGCCTCACGCATGGCCAAGGTGTTCACCCGCTGGCAGAGCTACGGCCCCGGGCGGCGGGAGCGGATGCGGGAAGCCCTGGAGGGGCTGGCGGCAGCCGGGCTCTCCACCAACACCCGCGAAGTGGTGGAGCAGTGCCTCAAGGGCGCCGACGTGAGCTCCACCTAG